In one Arachis duranensis cultivar V14167 chromosome 9, aradu.V14167.gnm2.J7QH, whole genome shotgun sequence genomic region, the following are encoded:
- the LOC107466007 gene encoding uncharacterized protein LOC107466007: MENGYDRKLAENFSALRINNQHGQHQQVHDQSHFDANNSDNLYQVMKAVEAAEATIKQQVEENNRLRAELLNKIQELERYKQGESVDQRSPLVAPLQEQGHRSYQSVPSSSTLEHMMNARGEIVNRSENSQINGTYRVQPNDQRPVDNAGPSQLSSPSTSSVSPGRHLPGDYDPRFSSPQQGLMPVAEMNNSNTLLKQDLAIKVREHEEEIIQLRKHLADFSVKEAQIRNEKYVLEKRIAYMRLAFDQQQQDLVDAASKALSYRQDIIEENIRLTYALQVTPFLFLPXXXXXXXXFVSSLMPLLAEYSLQPPVVDAQSIVSNVKVLFKHLQEKLLRTESKLKESQYQLMPWRPDLNNANIATQSPSHPIGAPLATSNKKGLELVPQELYSQARTQVSVDSHMGNDWDMFGRTQTGMGGGVTTNVDGDDSGRYSPYASRNSSAHDVPIHLGDAHPPHYGEEITNKQVTFREPVSNNDVDDPDGDGNNSERETSANWSGNAPYTTAVDEPAPSYSPYLPPVLEEPSSSFSEAADDDPLPAIEGLQISGDAFPGRELQACGYSINGTTSCNFEWIRHLEDGSFNYIDGAKQPNYLITADDVDTLLAIEVQPLDNRKRKGEPVKVFANVNKKITCDPEMQSCIEKAFYAGQASYKVSLSTGYLDIWEPATLTVKKEGYSIKCSGPNGVVITEKFASSSSVMIPYGHASEFIIMGSSGTDHLLRAESTPTDVSGARDTIVLTLRLFILRAAEKKRGKKKGLFFNSLNLK, from the exons aTGGAGAATGGTTATGATAGGAAATTGGCTGAGAACTTCTCAGCTTTGCGGATTAATAACCAACATGGTCAACATCAGCAAGTGCATGATCAATCTCACTTCGATGCTAACAACAGTGATAACTTGTATCAGGTCATGAAGGCTGTTGAAGCTGCTGAGGCCACCATTAAGCAGCAG GTGGAAGAGAATAATCGGCTCAGGGCTGAACTTTTGAACAAAATTCAAGAACTAGAAAGATAT AAGCAAGGTGAATCAGTGGATCAAAGATCTCCTTTGGTTGCTCCTTTGCAGGAGCAGGGTCATAGATCATATCAATCAGTTCCATCATCAAGTACGCTAGAACATATGATGAATG CCAGAGGTGAAATAGTTAATCGTTCTGAGAACAGTCAAATAAATGGGACATATAGAGTACAACCAAATGATCAGCGACCTGTGGATAATGCTGGCCCTTCACAGTTGTCTTCGCCATCTACAAGTTCAGTCTCTCCTGGCCG GCATCTACCAGGAGACTATGATCCCCGATTCAGTTCACCTCAGCAGGGCTTGATGCCAGTGGCAGAAATGAATAACTCTAATACTTTACTGAAGCAG GATTTGGCTATCAAGGTACGAGAACATGAAGAAGAGATCATCCAATTAAGGAAACATCTTGCAGATTTTTCTGTAAAG GAAGCACAAATACGTAATGAAAAATATGTCTTGGAAAAGCGGATTGCATACATGCGCTTG GCCTTTGATCAGCAGCAGCAAGATCTTGTAGATGCAGCGTCAAAAGCTTTATCATATCGACAAGACATAATTGAAGAAAATATACGTCTAACATATGCATTGCAG GTTacaccttttcttttcttgccNNNNNNNNNNNNNNNNNNNNNNNCATTTGTTTCATCTTTGATGCCACTTCTTGCAGAGTACTCCTTGCAGCCGCCTGTTGTTGATGCCCAGTCGATTGTTAGCAATGTCAAG GTTTTATTTAAACATCTGCAGGAAAAACTTCTTCGCACCGAG TCGAAGCTAAAGGAGTCACAATATCAATTGATGCCATGGCGTCCGGATTTGAACAATGCCAATATTGCTACGCAATCACCATCTCACCCAATTGGTGCACCTTTGGCAACTTCA aATAAAAAGGGCCTTGAGCTGGTACCTCAGGAGCTGTACTCCCAAGCAAGGACTCAGGTTTCTGTTGATTCTCACATGGGCAATGATTGGGATATGTTTGGCCGCACACAGACTGGCATGGGTGGTGGTGTGACAACCAATGTTGACGGGGATGATTCGGGGAGATATTCACCTTATGCAAGCAG GAATTCTTCAGCTCATGATGTACCCATCCACCTAGGTGACGCTCATCCTCCACATTATGGAGAGGAGATAACTAACAAACAGGTGACGTTTCGCGAACCTGTGAGCAACAATGATGTGGATGATCCTGATGGAGATGGAAACAATAGTGAGAGAGAAACATCTGCTAACTGGAGTGGCAATGCGCCTTATACAACCGCTGTTGATGAACCTGCTCCCTCGTATTCTCCATATTTGCCACCTGTTCTTGAAGAACCTTCTTCGTCATTTTCTGAGG CTGCCGACGATGATCCCTTACCAGCCATAGAGGGCCTTCAAATTTCTGGGGATGCCTTTCCAGGAAGGGAACTTCAGGCATGCGGATACTCCATCAATGGCACCACTAGTTGTAATTTTGAG TGGATTCGACATTTGGAAGATGGTTCCTTTAATTATATCGATG GGGCAAAGCAACCCAACTATCTTATCACTGCTGACGATGTTGATACATTGCTTGCCATTGAAGTCCAGCCTCTGGATAACAGGAAGCGCAAG GGAGAACCTGTGAAGGTTTTTGCCAATGTAAACAAAAAGATTACTTGTG ATCCTGAAATGCAGAGTTGCATAGAAAAAGCTTTTTACGCGGGACAAGCTTCATATAAAGTTTCTCTTTCG ACTGGATATCTTGATATATGGGAACCAGCCACATTGACCGTTAAGAAGGAAGGTTATAGTATCAAATGTAGTGGACCAAATGGAGTAGTCATCACAGAAAAGTTTGCGTCTTCCAGCAGT GTTATGATTCCATATGGACATGCTTCAGAATTTATTATAATGGGTTCAAGTGGCACTGACCATCTGTTAAGAGCAGAAAGCACTCCAACAGATGTTTCTGG TGCAAGAGATACTATTGTGCTCACCTTGAGATTATTCATCTTAAGG GCTGCGGAGAAAAAGAGAGGGAAGAAAAAAGGATTATTCTTTAACAGTTTAAATTTGAAGTGA